The following are encoded in a window of Chloroflexia bacterium SDU3-3 genomic DNA:
- a CDS encoding type 1 glutamine amidotransferase domain-containing protein, with protein MPKVLIMLSEWGFWGEELVGPLEVLDAHGYESTFMTARGRRPHALPPSMEPGYLDPPLDKVVTDEYYARKTREIDASPRLEKPVNLAAWFPERPYFNARNFGHELERYYSLRDKAWQDLAEYDALLLVGGSGPLIDMVNNQRLHDVILGFHAQDKLIAAECYGVACLAFARDWVERSSIIRGKHVTGHALEYDYKDGTGFLNTDINVGPPFFPLELILRDATGPDGRYHGGVGRTQSTILDYPFLTGRSTQDSRLVGEKIIEVLEGGLRRWGW; from the coding sequence ATGCCCAAGGTACTTATCATGCTCTCCGAGTGGGGATTCTGGGGGGAAGAGCTGGTCGGCCCGCTTGAGGTGCTGGACGCCCACGGCTACGAGAGCACCTTCATGACCGCGCGCGGGCGCAGGCCGCACGCATTGCCGCCCAGCATGGAGCCAGGCTACCTCGACCCGCCGCTCGACAAGGTGGTGACCGACGAGTACTACGCCCGCAAGACCCGTGAGATCGACGCGTCGCCTCGGCTGGAGAAGCCGGTCAACCTGGCCGCGTGGTTTCCCGAGCGCCCCTACTTCAACGCGCGCAACTTCGGGCACGAGCTGGAGCGCTACTACAGCCTGCGCGACAAGGCCTGGCAAGATCTGGCCGAGTACGACGCGCTGCTGCTGGTGGGCGGCAGCGGGCCGCTGATCGACATGGTGAACAACCAGCGCCTGCACGACGTCATCCTCGGCTTCCACGCCCAGGACAAGCTGATCGCCGCCGAGTGCTACGGCGTGGCCTGCCTGGCCTTCGCCCGCGACTGGGTGGAGCGTAGCAGCATCATCCGGGGCAAGCATGTCACCGGCCACGCGCTTGAGTACGACTACAAGGATGGCACCGGCTTCCTCAACACCGACATCAACGTCGGCCCGCCCTTCTTCCCGCTGGAGCTGATCCTGCGCGACGCGACCGGACCGGATGGCCGCTACCACGGCGGCGTTGGGCGCACCCAGTCGACCATCCTCGACTACCCCTTCCTCACCGGGCGCTCGACCCAGGACTCGCGCCTAGTGGGCGAGAAGATCATCGAGGTGCTGGAGGGCGGCCTGCGCCGCTGGGGCTGGTAG
- a CDS encoding DUF5317 domain-containing protein: protein MQIIALAVTFLAIVVIVAAPWQHRPLKITGMPLLIGAGAIQIPMLLDHRIAYAPAVGAGLVVIWAVANRQIPGARLLMFGAGLNVLAMLHSQGMMPLAPHMVASLPHLGAPALLAHSKDVIGTADVWQWIGDWMPLQLPSLTLVGSPGDLLIAAAVIYWACISRRLAIRQTALIRTA from the coding sequence ATGCAGATCATCGCCCTAGCGGTCACGTTCCTCGCCATCGTGGTGATTGTCGCAGCGCCCTGGCAGCACCGCCCGCTCAAGATCACTGGCATGCCCCTGCTGATCGGCGCTGGTGCCATCCAGATCCCGATGCTGCTCGACCACCGGATCGCCTACGCACCGGCGGTCGGCGCGGGCCTGGTGGTGATCTGGGCCGTGGCCAACCGCCAGATCCCCGGCGCACGGCTGCTGATGTTCGGCGCTGGCCTGAACGTGCTGGCCATGCTGCACAGCCAGGGCATGATGCCGCTGGCCCCGCATATGGTAGCCTCGCTGCCGCATCTGGGCGCACCCGCACTGCTGGCCCATAGCAAAGACGTGATCGGGACGGCGGATGTCTGGCAGTGGATCGGCGACTGGATGCCGCTGCAGCTGCCATCGCTCACCCTTGTCGGAAGCCCGGGCGACCTGCTGATCGCCGCCGCTGTGATCTACTGGGCCTGCATATCGCGCAGGCTGGCCATTCGCCAAACAGCGCTCATCCGCACCGCCTAG
- a CDS encoding EthD family reductase, which produces MIHQFIFAHPKPGMSEADFQDYWLNVHAVQYASKIPQIRRYQIDTRVPFGPEPADPLFSGVAEIWLANEEEQLASLQTKEFLEGARLDEPRWAAFWRTVGLDTTTHVLKEGPPLARESQMLKVFTLVKRKAGSELEDFRRYGLEEHAAKVLAIPGIQRYYQCYARDGLYTLGETLLDGISLMWFENSEALAAAALSPEWQQAQDDLKTFVEPRYIQRFVTTEHWIIGPESR; this is translated from the coding sequence ATGATCCACCAGTTTATCTTTGCCCACCCCAAGCCGGGAATGAGCGAGGCCGACTTTCAGGATTACTGGCTGAATGTCCACGCGGTGCAGTACGCCAGCAAGATCCCGCAGATCCGGCGCTACCAGATCGACACGCGGGTGCCCTTTGGCCCCGAGCCAGCCGACCCGCTGTTCAGCGGTGTGGCCGAGATCTGGCTGGCCAACGAGGAAGAGCAGCTGGCCTCGCTGCAGACCAAGGAGTTTCTAGAGGGCGCGCGGCTCGATGAGCCGCGCTGGGCGGCGTTCTGGCGCACTGTAGGGCTGGACACCACCACCCACGTGCTGAAGGAGGGGCCGCCGCTCGCCCGCGAGTCGCAGATGCTGAAGGTGTTTACCCTGGTGAAGCGCAAGGCTGGCAGCGAGCTAGAGGACTTCCGCCGCTATGGGCTGGAGGAGCACGCGGCCAAGGTGCTGGCCATCCCCGGCATCCAGCGCTACTACCAGTGCTATGCCCGCGATGGCCTCTACACCCTCGGCGAGACCCTGCTCGATGGCATCTCGCTGATGTGGTTTGAAAATAGCGAGGCGCTGGCTGCCGCCGCCCTGTCGCCCGAGTGGCAGCAGGCCCAGGATGATCTGAAGACCTTCGTCGAGCCGCGCTACATCCAGCGCTTTGTCACCACCGAGCACTGGATTATTGGCCCCGAGAG